The following are from one region of the Cyclopterus lumpus isolate fCycLum1 chromosome 21, fCycLum1.pri, whole genome shotgun sequence genome:
- the gpr39 gene encoding G-protein coupled receptor 39: MSEEMEIAEEKDWRELEPNYPVKILLTIFYSVVLATGIVGNSVTIRVTQVLKRNGYLQKNVTDHMVSLACSDLLVLLIGMPVELYSAIWFPFSSTGGNASCKIYNFLFEACSYATILNVATLSFERYVAICHPFRFKALRGKRTSALITFAWLVSVLVALPLLVATGTEGHIPFLADTPVQNLTFCTNLRERWAMYRVSIFVAFVVYMMVLICVAFMCRAMVLVLRRPYGLEDRAANGSQGAPKHESSRVKAARKQTIIFLGLIVGSLMVCWLPNQIRRLMMAAVPKSRWTISFFRSYVALHPVADSFFYLSSVLNPFLYNLSSRQFREVFVQVLRCRLTIEHINKRTVRSSNAASGRFLRPLLIKSLRRGRAERPTLAHEKTPPTFTTFHSQSDSGVASNTQTSLSLTEESDAIPKTKTDVPSESEV; encoded by the exons ATGAGTGAGGAAATGGAGATAGCGGAGGAGAAAGACTGGAGGGAGCTTGAACCCAACTACCCCGTCAAAATCCTCCTGACAATCTTCTACAGCGTCGTCCTGGCGACGGGCATCGTGGGTAACTCGGTCACCATCAGAGTGACGCAAGTGCTGAAGCGCAACGGCTACCTGCAGAAGAACGTCACCGACCACATGGTCAGCTTGGCGTGCTCGGACTTGCTGGTGCTCCTCATCGGCATGCCGGTGGAGCTCTACAGCGCCATTTGGTTTCCCTTCTCGTCGACGGGAGGCAACGCCTCCTGCAAGATCTACAACTTCCTGTTCGAGGCTTGCAGCTACGCCACCATCCTCAACGTGGCCACGCTTAGCTTTGAGCGCTACGTGGCCATCTGCCACCCGTTTCGCTTCAAAGCCTTGCGTGGGAAACGCACCTCGGCCCTCATCACCTTCGCCTGGCTGGTGTCCGTGCTCGTGGCCCTGCCGTTGCTGGTTGCCACGGGAACGGAGGGACACATTCCCTTCCTGGCAGATACGCCGGTCCAGAATCTGACTTTCTGCACCAATCTGAGGGAGCGCTGGGCGATGTACAGGGTCAGCATCTTTGTGGCTTTCGTCGTCTACATGATGGTGTTGATCTGCGTGGCCTTCATGTGCCGGGCCATGGTCCTCGTCCTTCGGAGGCCTTACGGGTTGGAGGACCGCGCCGCCAACGGAAGTCAGGGAGCGCCCAAGCACGAAAGTTCAAGGGTCAAGGCGGCCAGGAAGCAGACCATCATTTTCCTCG GTCTCATCGTGGGCTCGTTGATGGTGTGCTGGCTCCCCAACCAGATCCGTCGTCTGATGATGGCCGCCGTGCCCAAGTCCCGCTGGACCATTTCCTTCTTCCGGAGCTACGTCGCTCTCCACCCCGTGGCCGACTCCTTCTTCTACCTGAGCTCCGTCCTCAACCCGTTCCTCTACAACCTCTCCTCCAGGCAGTTCCGGGAGGTGTTCGTTCAGGTGCTGCGGTGCCGCCTCACCATCGAACACATCAACAAGCGCACGGTGCGCAGCTCCAACGCGGCCTCCGGGCGCTTCCTCCGGCCACTGCTGATAAAGTCGCTGCGCCGCGGCAGGGCCGAGCGTCCCACGCTGGCGCACGAGAAGACGCCTCCCACCTTTACCACCTTTCACAGTCAAAGTGACTCGGGAGTGGCTTCAAATACTCAAACTTCCCTCAGCCTGACCGAAGAGTCCGACGCGATtcccaaaacaaagacagatgtGCCATCGGAGAGCGAAGTGTAG
- the LOC117750091 gene encoding solute carrier family 35 member F5-like: MEWVFIMNRMSSQGSSAAQRRRMALGVVILLLVDVIWVGSSELTSYIFKRQEYNKPFFSTFTKTSMFVLYLLGFLVWRPWRQQCTGSLKRRHSAFFADAEAYFAPCTTDTSVNNCLSEPLYVPVKFQDVPAEHSNCLMGDCESAASKKQRVRFSNIMEVRQLPSTQALEAKLSRMSYPAAKDHEAMLRTVGKLTITDVAKISFFFCFVWFLANLSYQEALSNTQVAIVNILSSTSGLFTLILAAIFPSNSTDRFTLSKLLAVSLSMGGVALVSFSSMDNPDENGVAGSLWSLAGAVLYAVYIVMIKRRVDREDKLDIPMFFGFVGLFNLLLLWPGFLLLHYTGFEAFELPSQLVWTYILINGLIGTVLSEFLWLWGCFLTSSLIGTLALSLTIPLSIMADICMQKARFSWLFFAGAVPVFLSFFIATLLCHYNNWDPVLVGLRRVYVFICRKHRVQRLPEDSEQCESLIPLHPISPKEASFCS, encoded by the exons ATGGAGTGGGTGTTCATCATGAACCGGATGAGCTCTCAGGGCAGCTCCGCAGCCCAGCGAAGGCGCATGGCCCTGGGGGTGGTGATCCTCCTGCTGGTGGATGTCATCTGGGTGGGCTCCTCTGAGCTAACCTCC TACATTTTCAAGCGCCAGGAGTACAACAAACCCTTCTTCAGCACATTCACCAAAACCTCCATGTTCGTACTGTACTTGCTGGGTTTCCTGGTGTGGCGGCCCTGGAGGCAGCAGTGCACCGGCTCTCTGAAACGGAGGCACTCTGCGTTT TTTGCTGATGCCGAGGCCTACTTTGCACCCTGCACCACAGACACCTCCGTGAACAACTGTTTG AGCGAACCGCTGTACGTTCCGGTGAAGTTCCAGGACGTACCTGCCGAGCACTCCAATTGTCTGATGGGAGACTGTGAATCTG CGGCTTCCAAAAAGCAGCGTGTGCGTTTTAGTAACATCATGGAGGTGCGTCAGCTGCCCTCTACTCAAGCCCTGGAGGCCAAACTGTCCCGCATGTCCTACCCAGCTGCCAAGGACCACGAGGCCATGTTACGCACAGTGGGCAAGCTCACTATCACCGATGTGGCCAAAatcagcttcttcttctgctttgtg TGGTTTCTGGCTAACCTGTCCTACCAAGAAGCCCTGTCCAACACGCAGGTGGCCATTGTCAACATCCTGTCGTCCACCTCAG GCCTGTTCACGCTCATCTTAGCAGCCATATTTCCCAGCAACAGCACCGACCGGTTCACCTTGTCCAAACTGTTAGCGGTGTCTCTGAG CATGGGAGGCGTCGCCCTCGTGAGCTTCTCCAGCATGGACAACCCGGATGAGAACGGCGTCGCAG GTTCTTTGTGGTCGCTGGCGGGGGCGGTGCTGTACGCCGTCTACATCGTGATGATCAAGAGACGAGTGGACCGGGAGGATAAGCTGGACATCCCCATGTTCTTCG GGTTTGTGGGCCTGTtcaacctgctgctgctgtggcccggcttcctcctgctccactACACGGGCTTCGAGGCCTTTGAGCTTCCCAGCCAGCTGGTGTGGACGTACATCCTCATCAACGGCCTCATTGGAACCGTCCTCTCCGAGTTCCTCTGGCTCTG GGGCTGTTTCCTCACATCGTCTCTGATCGGGACTCTGGCATTGAGCCTCACCATCCCGCTCTCGATTATGGCAGATATTTGCATGCAGAAG gcCCGATTCTCGTGGCTGTTTTTCGCCGGGGCGGTGCCGGTCTTCCTGTCCTTCTTCATCGCCACGCTCTTATGCCACTACAACAACTGGGATCCGGTCCTGGTGGGGCTGAGGAGAGTGTACGTCTTCATTTGCAGGAAACATCGCGTTCAGAG ATTGCCAGAAGACAGTGAGCAGTGTGAAAGCCTTATCCCTCTCCACCCCATCTCCCCCAAAGAAGCCAGCTTCTGTTCGTGA
- the sympk gene encoding symplekin, with protein MESEDEGTQPHVVDMTTSERVVDLLNQAALIPTDEKLTVLKQVQELIINKDPSLLDNFLDELIAFQTDKSIEVRKFVIGFIEEACKRDNELLLRLVANLNMLLKDDSVNVVKKAILTLTQMYKVSLQWLVRSKAVSERQEACWDLVTQMKGDVLALLDSENDGVRTHAIKFTESLIVTLSPRTSDSDVPKRQESDISLDKVPRDHSYIRYDVLCEEGKTALEKLLKFMVHPAITSINLTTTLGSLATIARQRPMFMSEVVQAYETLHANLPPTLAKSQVSSVRKNLKLHLVAVLKHPCSLEFQGQIGTLLLDLGMPQSEITRSTPAPREQRKRPRHEEYTEGKKVKMEPPLNEDDEDKEEPAPLSVPKPAAVPVAQTSIDLTAEFLHPLLSPENVANLVLISMVYLPDVMPASFQATYTPVESAGTDAQIKHLARLMATQMTAAGIGPGLEQCKAREDDAVKSEGNDEDSVAKDLFIKRKVPAMVGQAISVVGGYEKEKTPPPEAPAPVVKRLPEPILPTGQTKMAGPSGRKKVFRLSDVVQPLSDAEIEKLTSKAIRRILHSEKTIAQSGMSHVRVKLLSKLVTQFEGMMKEDVLEFILEDIRTRSDLAFSLLYQEYNTYLSHLPTGRLDSYDHCLYTLLSGLQEKPEQRDGLFTKLVLEAPLITESALEVIRRYCEDESRVYLGMTTLKELIVKRPSRQFQYLHVLLDLSSHEKEKVRTTALAFLKRMYEKDHLRDYIEKFALNYMQLLVHPNPPSLLFGADKDTEVAAPWTEETVRQCLFLYLSLLPLNHRLVHELASVYTEAIADIKRSVLRAIEQPIRGMGMNSPELLLLVENCPKGAETLVTRCLHILTDKVPPSPELVERVRDLYHKRVPDVRFLIPVINGLEKNEVIQALPKLIKLNPIVVKEVFNRLLGTQHSEGSSSVSPLTPGDLLIALHNIDSTKCDMKSIIKATNLCFGEKNVYTSEVLAVVMQQLMEQSPLPILLMRTVIQSLTMYPRLGGFVMNILSRLIVKQVWKYPKVWEGFVKCCQRTKPQSYSVLLQLPPAQLTSVFERCPEMREPLLQHVLSFTPHQQAHIPASVMVVLEAHKKPEPKPVEPVVEKEIDPVPAPVEEQAPTVTLEGPETPEQPQPAAMKEEEEPMEHEEPAPVMQEETVATVSQEELTRAEETHSSQPEPVEEPMEESQPDPSDLQEPVNDVEADVTEPETGSGSEDVE; from the exons ATGGAGTCAGAGGATGAGGGGACTCAACCCCATGTCGTCGACATGACCACCAGTGAAAGG GTGGTGGATCTGCTGAACCAGGCCGCCCTGATACCCACAGATGAGAAGCTAACTGTGCTCAAACAG GTCCAGGAGCTCATCATTAACAAGGATCCCTCTCTTCTTGACAATTTCTTGGAT GAGTTGATCGCCTTTCAGACTGACAAGTCGATCGAAGTGAGAAAATTCGTCATTGGCTTCATAGAGGAAGCCTG taaaAGGGACAATGAGCTCCTCCTCAGACTGGTCGCCAATCTGAACATGCTGCTGAAGGATGACAGCGTGAACGTGGTGAAGAAAGCCATCCTCACTCTCACCCAAATGTACAAAGTTTCTCTGCAG TGGTTGGTGCGCTCTAAAGCCGTATcggagaggcaggaggcatgCTGGGATCTGGTCACGCAGATGAAAGGGGATGTCCTGGCCTTACTGGACTCTGAGAACGACGGCGTGCGCACTCACGCCATCAAGTTCACGGAATCGTTAATCGTCACACTGTCCCCGCGGACGTCGGACTCCGACGTTCCCAAGCGACAGGAGAGTGACATCAGCCTGGACAAAGTTCCCAGAGATCACTCGTACATCCGCTACG ATGTCTTGTGCGAGGAGGGAAAGACTGCACTGGAGAAGCTGCTGAAGTTCATGGTCCATCCGGCCATTACCAGCATTAACCTCACCACGACACTTGGCTCCCTGGCCACTATCGCCCGTCAGAGACCCATGTTCATGTCAGAGGTGGTGCAGGCCTATGAGACGTTGCATG caAACCTGCCACCCACTCTGGCCAAGTCTCAGGTCAGCAGCGTGCGAAAGAATCTGAAGCTGCACCTGGTGGCGGTCCTCAAGCATCCCTGCAGCCTGGAGTTCCAGGGTCAAATCGGCACTCTGCTGCTGGACCTGGGAATGCCCCAGAGTGAAATAACTCGCTCTACTCCCGCACCACGAGAGCAGCGCAAAAGGCCTCGGCATGAAGAATACACAGAGGGGAAAAAGGTCAAGATGG agCCGCCCCTGAATGAGGACgacgaggacaaggaggagCCGGCCCCGCTCTCGGTTCCTAAACCAGCTGCCGTGCCAGTAGCACAGACTTCCATCGACCTCACAGCGGAGTTCCTGCACCCGCTGCTCTCCCCTGAGAATGTCGCCAACCTG GTGCTCATCAGCATGGTGTATCTACCTGATGTCATGCCAGCATCCTTCCAGGCCACATACACACCCGTTGAGTCAGCTGGCACTGATGCCCAAATTAAACATCTGGCCAGGTTGATGGCCACGCAGATGACTGCAGCTGGGATTGGTCCAG GACTTGAGCAGTGCAAAGCCAGAGAAGACGACGCCGTGAAGAGCGAAGGCAACGACGAGGACTCCGTTGCTAAAGACCTGTTCATCAAGCGCAAAGTTCCAGCGATGGTGGGACAAGCCATTTCTGTGGTGGGAGGCTACGAAAAGGAAAAGACTCCACCCCCGGAGGCTCCCGCCCCAGTAGTCAAGAGGCTTCCTGAGCCCATCCTTCCTACGGGACAGACCAA AATGGCCGGGCCGAGcgggagaaaaaaagtgttccGCTTGTCCGACGTCGTCCAGCCTTTGTCCGATGCCGAGATCGAAAAGCTGACCTCCAAAGCGATCAGACGCATTCTGCATTCAGAGAAGACGATTGCTCAGAGCGGCATGTCCCAT GTCCGAGTGAAGCTCCTCTCCAAGCTCGTGACGCAGTTTGAAGGGATGATGAAAGAAGACGTGCTGGAATTTATTCTGGAGGACATCAGGACGAGGAGCGACCTGgccttttctctcctctacCAAGAGTACAACACTTACCTCAGCCACCTGCCGACCGGGCGGCTGGACAGCTACGACCACTGTCTCTACACTCTGCTGTCGGGCCTGCAGGAGAAACCCGAGCAGAGGGACGG ACTTTTCACCAAGCTGGTCCTGGAGGCGCCCCTCATAACCGAATCGGCGTTGGAAGTAATCCGACGCTACTGTGAGGACGAG tctCGAGTGTATCTGGGCATGACGACCCTGAAGGAGCTCATTGTCAAACGGCCCTCAAGGCAGTTTCAGTATCTGCACGTGCTCCTGGATCTCAGCTCCCATGAAAAAGAGAAG gtGCGCACCACTGCCTTGGCCTTTCTCAAGCGCATGTATGAGAAAGACCATCTCAGGGACTACATTGAGAAGTTTGCCCTGAACTACATGCAGCTTCTGGTTCATCCCAACCCTCCATCTCTGCTCTTTGGGGCTGACAAAGATACAG aGGTGGCTGCCCCGTGGACTGAAGAGACGGTGAGACAGTGTCTGTTCCTCTACCTGTCCCTGCTGCCTCTAAACCACCGACTGGTCCACGAGCTGGCGTCGGTCTACACCGAGGCCATCGCGGACATCAAGCGCAGCGTGCTTCGAGCAATAGAGCAGCCT ATCCGTGGAATGGGGATGAACTCTCCGGAGCTGCTGCTCTTGGTTGAAAACTGTCCCAAAGGGGCAGAGACTTTAGTTACTCGCTGTCTGCACATACTGACAGATAAAG TGCCTCCATCTCCAGAGCTGGTGGAGAGAGTGCGAGACCTTTACCACAAACGGGTTCCAGATGTTCGTTTCCTCATTCCCGTCATCAATGGCCTTGAAAAG AACGAAGTCATCCAGGCTCTCCCCAAGCTCATCAAGCTGAACCCCATTGTGGTGAAGGAGGTGTTCAACCGTCTCTTGGGCACTCAGCATA GTGAGGGAAGTTCCTCTGTGTCCCCTCTCACCCCTGGAGACCTGCTGATTGCTTTACACAACATAGATTCAACCAAGTGTGATATGAAGTCCATCATAAAAG CCACCAACCTGTGCTTTGGGGAGAAAAACGTGTACACGTCTGAGGTGTTGGCGGTGGTGATGCAACAGCTGATGGAGCAGAGCCCCCTCCCCATCCTGCTCATGCGCACCGTCATCCAGTCCCTCACCATGTATCCGCGACTGGGAGGCTTCGTCATGAACATCCTGTCCCGCCTCATCGTCAAGCAG GTGTGGAAGTATCCCAAGGTGTGGGAGGGATTTGTGAAGTGCTGCCAGAGGACGAAGCCTCAGTCGTACAgcgtgctgctgcagctgccgcCCGCCCAGCTGACGAGCGTGTTCGAACGCTGCCCCGAGATGAGAGAGCCTCTTCTGCAGCACGTCCTCTCCTTCACGCCTCATCAG CAAGCTCACATTCCTGCCTCCGTCATGGTGGTCCTGGAAGCGCACAAAAAGCCGGAACCAAAACCTGTGGAGCCTGTCGTGGAGAAAGAG ATTGACCCAGTTCCCGCCCCAGTTGAAGAACAGGCTCCCACTGTGACACTGGAAGGGCCGGAGACGCCCGAGCAGCCGCAACCAGCTGccatgaaagaggaggaagagccaATGGAGCACGAGGAGCCTGCTCCGGTGATGCAGGAGGAAACTGTTGCTACTGTTTCCCAG GAGGAGTTGACAAGAGCAGAGGAGACGCACTCCTCTCAACCAGAGCCAGTGGAGGAACCCATGGAGGAGTCTCAGCCTGATCCCTCAGACCTCCAGGAGCCTGTAAACGATGTCGAAGCCGACGTCACAGAACCGGAGACTGGAAGCGGCAGCGAGGATGTAGAATGA
- the LOC117750531 gene encoding serine/threonine-protein kinase pim-2-like, with amino-acid sequence MGKVLGKHFYAEEDIVPGGRNREESQDGESPQSRHLDPNPREDELPSSSVPGQKKRKRIEDGESVQREKSRRLDLILDPIPREDELPSSSVPGQKKRKRIEDGESVQREKNRRLDPISCEDELPSTSEDTESRNPPEAAQSERSADDGPVLDSSAMFKAKYRQQKKLGEGGCGCVYAGYRREDNLPVAVLRKLEAESERHSAHVDLLDWYIVDEELILVLERPMPAVDLSNYIESKGGHLKEKEAKVIIKQLVSVAIDLQEKHIFHRDIKPENLLIETCMKAPRVRVIDFGLSCFAEEDDAFDTFYGTHIPPEWSSREEYKAGPSTVYQIGMVLFFMRHKAASTPEMTFQELNETSWLSKDGKDFFEASLCADPDIRFTLYQLKHHPWLR; translated from the exons ATGGGGAAAGTATTAGGAAAACACTTCTACGCTGAGGAGGACATCGTCCCTGGAGGAAGGAATAGAGAAGAATCACAAGATGGGGAAAGCCCACAGAGCAGGCACCTGGACCCCAACCCCCGTGAAGATGAGTTGCCGTCCAGCTCCGTCCCTgggcaaaaaaagaggaaaagaatagaagatggggaaagcgtacagagggagaaaagcaggagactggacctcatcctggaccccatcccCCGTGAAGATGAGTTGCCGTCCAGCTCCGTCCCTgggcaaaaaaagaggaaaagaatagaagatggggaaagcgtacagagggagaaaaacaggagactggaccccatcTCCTGTGAGGATGAGTTGCCGTCGAcctcagaggacactg AAAGCAGAAACCCACCCGAGGCGGCTCAGAGCGAGAGAAGCGCCGATGATGGACCGGTTCTAGACTCGTCAGCCATGTTTAAGGCCAAGTACCGGCAGCAGAAGAAACTTGgcgaaggaggatgtggatgcgTGTATGCTGGCTATCGCAGAGAGGATAATCTTCCT GTCGCTGTGCTAAGGAAACTAGAGGCCGAATCAGAGCGGCATTCAGCACACGTTGACCTGCTGGACTGGTACATTGTGGACGAggagctgatcctggtgctggagagaccgATGCCGGCCGTAGACCTCTCCAACTACATTGAATCCAAAGGAGGCCActtgaaagaaaaggaagctaag gttaTAATTAAGCAGTTGGTGAGTGTAGCCATTGACctgcaggagaaacacattttccaccggGACATCAAGCCGGAAAATCTCCTTATTGAGACCTGCATGAAGGCGCCGCGAGTTCGCGTCATCGACTTCGGTCTGAGCTGCTTCGCCGAAGAAGACGACGCCTTTGACACCTTTTATG gtactCACATCCCCCCAGAGTGGTCCAGTCGGGAGGAGTACAAAGCGGGACCCTCGACAGTATACCAGATCGGAATGGTCCTGTTCTTCATGCGACACAAGGCGGCATCTACACCGGAGATGACCTTTCAGGAGCTGAATGAGACCAGTTGGCTTTCCAAag ATGGCAAAGATTTCTTTGAGGCGTCCTTATGTGCGGACCCGGATATTCGTTTCACTCTGTACCAGCTGAAGcatcacccgtggctgagatag